In a single window of the Diabrotica undecimpunctata isolate CICGRU chromosome 11, icDiaUnde3, whole genome shotgun sequence genome:
- the LOC140452750 gene encoding uncharacterized protein: MGIFVKNYVEARKIHLNTNLEAVAVSISCNINCRPINICNIYLPHPNENVLEDLQRLIDDIPAFKLILGDLNCHNIIWGSIKTDKCGRLLQKLIDNQNLILMNTAKPTHFSYHNSTFSAIDISLCDYSLATSFSWNSLDYLYNSDHFPLTIETIGHDQPNIPVYQKWKLNSPNWDLYRDLINDYLTNFILEDSIDSSLHHFNDTILKCANIAVGKTKPCKRKPVPWWNEEIALAMKSTKHAFNVLKRHKTTENVSNFKKPRAKTKYLIKKSKKKHGQIMSLP, from the coding sequence ATgggtatttttgtaaaaaattatgtagaAGCAAGAAAAATTCACCTAAACACCAATTTGGAAGCCGTTGCTGTATCTATATCATGCAATATCAACTGCAGACCTattaacatatgtaacatttaccTCCCTCATCCAAATGAAAATGTACTTGAAGACTTACAGCGCTTAATCGATGATATTCCTGCTTTCAAACTAATACTTGGTGACTTGAATTGTCATAATATCATATGGGGTAGTATAAAAACAGACAAATGTGGTAGACTTCTTCAGAAATTAATAGATAATCAAAATCTAATATTAATGAATACTGCTAAACCTACTCATTTTAGCTACCACAATAGTACTTTTTCTGCCATCGATATTTCGTTGTGTGATTACTCATTAGCTACAAGTTTTTCTTGGAATAGTCTTGATTATCTATATAATAGCGATCATTTTCCTCTAACAATTGAAACCATTGGGCATGATCAACCGAATATTCCTGTTTACCAAAAATGGAAATTAAACTCACCAAACTGGGACTTATATAGAGATCTAATAAATGATTATCTTACGAACTTTATTCTAGAAGATAGCATAGATTCATCTCTTCATCATTTCAATGATACTATACTAAAATGCGCTAATATtgcagtgggaaaaacaaaacCTTGCAAACGAAAACCAGTACCATGGTGGAATGAAGAAATAGCTTTAGCTATGAAATCTACCAAACATGCtttcaatgttttaaaaagacATAAAACAACAGAAAACGTTAGCAACTTTAAAAAACCTAGGGCAAAAACTAAATATCttattaagaaaagtaaaaagaAACATGGTCAAATTATGTCTCTACCATAA